From the genome of Anopheles moucheti chromosome 3, idAnoMoucSN_F20_07, whole genome shotgun sequence, one region includes:
- the LOC128303359 gene encoding protein phosphatase inhibitor 2 encodes MSFSSDSPDAKKPCKGILKSSSSFDKHSAASSVHRKSAKFDELNVLQTYHPPDKDYGHMKVDEPKTPFNYVEAADVDQLDAEVLAERLRVAADARSDAVSEEELDDDDEEEEEELTEEQKKRKLEFERRRKAHYNEFEAVKLARKLIEEDDEEEEEEQADDDPNKADDEPSSNNTRPAATEGSSSTPAGKGETRMEIEEEESDRNASNRANKVGSAESPTARLKPGMEEIV; translated from the exons ATGTCCTTCAGTTCGGACTCACCGGATGCGAAAAAGCCCTGCAAGGGTATCCTCAAATCCTCGAGCAGCTTCGACAAACATTCGGCGGCATCATCGGT GCATAGGAAAAGTGCCAAATTTGATGAGCTGAACGTGCTACAGACGTACCATCCGCCGGATAAAGATTACGGTCACATGAAGGTGGACGAACCGAAAACTCCCTTCAActacgtggaagcggccgacGTCGATCAACTGGACGCAGAAGTACTCGCGGAAAG ATTACGCGTTGCAGCAGACGCTCGCAGTGATGCCGTATCCGAGGAGGAGctggacgatgacgacgaggaggaagaagaagaactcACGGAGGAGCAGAAAAAGCGTAAGCTAGAATTCGAACGACGCCGCAAAGCACACTATAACGAGTTCGAGGCAGTTAAGCTGGCCCGCAAACTTATCGAAgaggacgacgaggaggaggaggaagagcaGGCCGATGATGATCCAAACAAAGCGGACGACGAGCCAAGTTCGAACAATACGCGCCCAGCTGCTACAGAAGGGTCATCCAGCACACCTGCCGGTAAGGGCGAAACGAGAATGGAGATCGAGGAAGAGGAATCCGATCGAAATGCAAGCAACCGGGCGAATAAGGTTGGCTCCGCCGAAAGTCCGACCGCACGATTAAAACCAGGTATGGAGGAAATTGTttag